In Camelina sativa cultivar DH55 chromosome 16, Cs, whole genome shotgun sequence, a single window of DNA contains:
- the LOC104749373 gene encoding L-type lectin-domain containing receptor kinase V.5-like, with protein MSLLCQAILALFFTLFYNSHGYFIPQGSVGIGYNGYFTLTNTTKHAYGQAFDSELYSIKNSSTGLLTSFSVNFFFAIVPEHNHQGSHGMAFVMSPTRDLPRASSDQYLGIFNETNNGNTSNHVIAIELDIHKDDEFGDIDDNHVGININGLRSVVSAPAGYYDDKDGNFRNLSLISRKVMRLSIVYSQPDQQLNVTLFPADISVPPKKPLLSLNRDLSPYLREKMYLGFTASTGSVGAIHYMMSWFVNGVVEYPRLEFSRIPILPRYPKKSSNRTKTVLAVCLTVSVIAAFAASWFGFVFYLRHKKVKEVLEEWEIQYGPHRFAYKELDNATKGFKEKQLLGKGGFGQVYKGTLPGSDAEIAVKRTSHDSRQGMSEFLAEISTIGRLRHPNLVRLLGYCRHKENLYLVYDFMPNGSLDKYLNRNENQERLTWEQRFKIIKDVATALVHLHQEWVQVIIHRDIKPANVLIDHDMNARLGDFGLAKLYDQGFDPETSKVAGTFGYIAPEFLRTGRATTSTDVYAFGLVMLEVVCGRRLIERRAAENEEYLVEWILELWENGKILEAAEESIRQERNRGQLELVLKLGVLCSHQAASIRPAMSAVMRILSGVSQLPDNLLDVVRAEKFKGWPETSMEEVLLDVNSLSTLELTDSFADHGR; from the coding sequence atgtCTCTTCTCTGTCAAGCaattcttgctctgttttttactctgttttacaATTCCCATGGCTACTTTATCCCACAAGGGTCTGTAGGAATCGGCTACAACGGTTACTTCACTTTAACCAACACTACGAAACACGCATACGGTCAAGCTTTCGACAGCGAACTTTACTCAATCAAGAACTCATCAACAGGTCTTTTAACATCTTTCTCAGTCAACTTCTTCTTCGCGATCGTCCCTGAGCATAATCATCAAGGCTCACACGGTATGGCTTTCGTCATGTCTCCCACTAGAGACCTTCCCAGAGCTTCTTCCGATCAGTACCTCGGAATCTTCAACGAGACAAACAACGGTAACACATCAAATCACGTGATAGCTATTGAGTTAGATATACATAAAGACGATGAGTTTGGAGATATTGATGATAATCATGTTGGGATTAACATTAATGGTTTGAGATCCGTAGTCTCTGCTCCTGCTGGTTACTATGAtgataaagatggaaactttAGAAACCTTTCTCTGATCAGCAGAAAGGTAATGAGGCTTTCGATCGTTTATAGTCAACCTGATCAACAGCTCAATGTTACTTTATTCCCTGCTGATATCTCTGTTCCGCCTAAGAAGCCGCTTTTGTCTTTAAACCGTGATCTCTCTCCGTATTTGCGTGAGAAAATGTATCTTGGATTCACTGCATCGACAGGGTCGGTTGGTGCAATACATTACATGATGAGTTGGTTTGTTAACGGAGTAGTCGAGTATCCGAGATTGGAGTTCAGTAGAATACCAATCCTTCCACGATATCCAAAGAAATCGTCTAATAGAACAAAAACGGTTTTAGCGGTCTGCTTAACGGTTTCCGTGATTGCTGCGTTTGCCGCCTCGTGGTTCGGTTTCGTCTTCTATTTGAGGCATAAGAAGGTTAAAGAGGTTCTTGAAGAATGGGAGATTCAGTATGGACCTCATAGGTTTGCCTATAAGGAGCTTGACAATGCCACAAAGGGTTTCAAGGAGAAACAACTTCTTGGGAAAGGAGGTTTTGGTCAAGTCTATAAAGGAACGCTTCCAGGTTCTGATGCAGAGATCGCTGTGAAACGAACTTCTCATGATTCAAGACAAGGGATGAGCGAGTTTCTAGCCGAGATTTCAACCATTGGTCGGCTAAGACATCCAAATTTAGTCAGGCTTTTGGGATATTGTAGGCATAAGGAGAATCTCTACTTGGTTTATGACTTTATGCCTAATGGAAGCCTTGACAAGTATCTAAACCGTAATGAGAATCAAGAACGGCTCACTTGGGAACAACGTTTCAAGATCATCAAAGATGTTGCAACTGCTCTAGTACACTTGCATCAAGAATGGGTGCAAGTCATCATTCATCGAGATATCAAACCAGCTAATGTTTTAATAGACCATGACATGAATGCGAGGCTAGGGGACTTTGGACTTGCAAAGCTGTATGATCAAGGATTTGATCCTGAGACATCTAAAGTAGCGGGAACTTTCGGGTATATTGCACCAGAGTTTCTAAGAACGGGAAGAGCAACTACAAGCACTGATGTTTATGCCTTTGGGTTGGTCATGCTTGAAGTTGTTTGTGGTAGAAGGCTGATTGAGCGACGTGCAGCAGAAAATGAAGAATATCTTGTGGAATGGATCTTAGAGCTTTGGGAAAATGGGAAAATTTTAGAAGCTGCAGAGGAAAGTATACGTCAAGAACGAAACAGGGGACAACTTGAGCTGGTCTTGAAGCTAGGTGTGTTGTGTTCGCATCAAGCAGCATCAATCAGGCCAGCTATGAGTGCGGTTATGCGGATTTTGAGTGGCGTTTCACAGCTTCCAGATAATCTTCTTGATGTCGTAAGAGCTGAGAAATTCAAAGGATGGCCAGAGACATCAATGGAGGAAGTACTACTTGATGTGAATTCATTGAGCACATTGGAGTTGACAGATTCATTTGCTGACCACGGACGTTGA
- the LOC104749374 gene encoding protein IQ-DOMAIN 14-like, whose product MGKKGSWFSAIKRVFTPHSKEKQLSNNNQEPERKSENKEKKKKGFGKKLRNGETNTFLPIFRQPSSIEKILSDAEREHNLVFRPPSPLTDRAKASSASVPSPSFRTASPKLPSQRYVSSPKPVSPRYASSQAPSPKPPSPKPPSPKPPSPRAVSPRIVQRREFVHRPEPTLLVRNATATKIQAAFRGYMARRSFRALKGLVRLQGVVRGHSVKRQTMNAMKYMQLLVRVQTQVQSRRIQMLENRARNDKDDTKFVSSLMSEDWDDSALTKEEKDARLHRKIDAMIKRERSMAYAYSHQLWKNSPKSAQDIRTSGFPLWWNWVDRQKNQSQPFRLTPTRPSPSPQPQTSNQNHFRLNNSFDISTPNSSKSTYVTPSRPFHTPQPYSSSVSRYSRGGGRATQDSPYKDDDSLTSCPPFSAPSYMAPTVSAKAKLRANSNPKERVDRTPFSTNEKRRSSFPLGSFKWTKGSLFMSSNSNNNNKGPGSSSSSAVVLEKHKTLKSVENLSIDSTVSMPATVGRRAFNRFA is encoded by the exons ATGGGAAAGAAAGGAAGTTGGTTCTCTGCAATCAAAAGGGTTTTCACACCACATTCCAAAGAGAAACAGCTAAGCAACAACAAC CAAGAACCagagagaaagagtgaaaacaaagaaaagaagaagaaaggttttggAAAGAAGCTAAGGAATGGAGAAACCAATACATTTCTTCCCATTTTTAGACAGCCTAGTAGTATCGAGAAGATCTTGTCTGATGCCGAACGAGAGCACAACCTTGTCTTTAGGCCACCATCTCCCCTCACGGATCGAGCAAAGGCCTCATCTGCCTCTGTTCCATCTCCTTCTTTTAGGACTGCTTCTCCTAAACTGCCTTCTCAGAGATATGTCTCTTCTCCTAAACCAGTTTCGCCAAGATATGCTTCCTCTCAAGCCCCTTCTCCAAAGCCCCCTTCTCCAAAGCCCCCTTCTCCAAAGCCTCCTTCTCCAAGAGCCGTTTCGCCTAGGATTGTGCAGCGACGTGAGTTTGTGCATAGACCAGAGCCAACTCTACTGGTCAGAAATGCTACTGCAACAAAGATTCAAGCAGCTTTCAGAGGTTACATG GCAAGGAGGAGTTTCAGAGCTTTGAAAGGTCTTGTTAGGCTTCAAGGAGTGGTGAGAGGACACAGCGTGAAGCGTCAAACGATGAATGCTATGAAGTATATGCAGCTTTTAGTCCGAGTCCAAACACAAGTTCAGTCACGTCGCATCCAAATGCTGGAAAACAGAGCTAGGAATGATAAAGATGACACCAAATTCGTCTCTAGCCTTATG TCTGAGGATTGGGACGATAGTGCgctgacaaaagaagaaaaagatgcgAGGCTACATAGGAAGATTGATGCAATGATCAAAAGAGAGCGGTCCATGGCCTATGCTTATTCTCACCAG TTATGGAAAAATAGTCCAAAGTCCGCTCAGGACATTCGAACAAGTGGGTTCCCACTTTGGTGGAACTGGGTGGATCGGCAGAAGAACCAAAGCCAACCATTCAGGCTAACACCAACACGGCCGAGCCCAAGCCCTCAGCCTCAAACTAGCAACCAAAACCATTTCAGGCTCAACAACAGTTTCGACATCTCCACACCCAACTCATCAAAATCCACATATGTTACTCCATCTAGACCCTTTCATACTCCGCAACCATACAGTAGCAGCGTATCAAGATACTcacgaggaggaggaagagctACACAAGATTCTCCTTATAAAGATGATGATAGCCTCACAAGTTGCCCTCCATTCTCAGCTCCAAGCTACATGGCTCCAACAGTCTCAGCTAAAGCAAAACTGAGAGCAAACAGCAATCCAAAAGAGAGAGTGGACCGTACACCGTTTAGCACAAACGAGAAGAGACGGAGTTCGTTCCCTCTTGGTTCGTTTAAATGGACCAAAGGGTCATTGTTCATGAGCAGCaacagtaacaacaacaacaagggtCCAGGTTCTTCATCTTCTAGTGCTGTGGTGCTTGAGAAGCACAAAACCCTCAAATCCGTAGAAAATTTGAGTATTGATTCTACTGTTTCGATGCCTGCAACAGTTGGGAGGAGGGCTTTTAACAGATTTGCgtga
- the LOC104749375 gene encoding uncharacterized protein LOC104749375, with translation MKSIPNFFSILWLSLSLSKLFTYSPLLLFHARFKDLTCKSSEMCECDIKKVMANRKPWYQRAMAVARYATSWRTIPKLSSQQQQQQQQQTEMNIRTSRNPSVNNKSSSNQNQIHHQLRKCSSLKVAANSFTRVCLCAPIGPYDDVFRNYVPPRRSCSYPPSKPLPMVTETAITTAVATAARMSTDSSGRRMYFRGKSLKENALMRRFVAAEEEAMMENRRRDQMEIVRKRNQMRRKKKLGPSPLSRMVIAEDEQAFHH, from the exons ATGAAAAGTATCCCcaacttcttctccatcctttggctatctctctctctctctaaattattcacttactctcctcttcttctgtttcatgCAAGATTCAAAGACCTCACCTGCAAG TCATCAGAGATGTGTGAGTGTGACATAAAAAAGGTGATGGCAAACAGAAAACCTTGGTACCAGAGAGCTATGGCGGTGGCGAGATACGCTACGAGTTGGAGAACAATCCCTAAATTatcatcacaacaacaacaacaacaacaacaacaaacagagaTGAATATTCGTACGTCTCGAAACCCTAGCGTGAACAACAAGTCATCGtcgaatcaaaaccaaatccatCATCAGCTGAGGAAATGCTCGTCTTTGAAAGTAGCTGCGAATTCGTTTACTAGGGTTTGTCTCTGTGCTCCGATCGGTCCATACGACGACGTTTTCCGAAACTATGTTCCCCCGAGAAGAAGCTGTAGCTATCCTCCGTCGAAGCCTCTTCCTATGGTGACGGAGACGGCGATTACAACGGCGGTGGCAACAGCGGCGAGGATGAGTACGGATTCATCAGGGAGGAGGATGTATTTTAGAGGGAAGTCGTTGAAGGAGAACGCGCTGATGAGGAGGTTTGTGGCGGCGGAAGAAGAAGCGATGATGGAGAATAGAAGAAGAGATCAGATGGAGATTGTGAGGAAGAGGAATcagatgaggaggaagaagaagcttggaCCTAGTCCTCTTAGTCGTATGGTTATTGCTGAAGATGAACAAGCTTTTCATCATTGA
- the LOC104749378 gene encoding uncharacterized protein LOC104749378, whose protein sequence is MTVAEPHMELNQETKQLDADKLSPKKEQSPGGEDEECGLPSANTSEETVTSVSGGEELDVDIVESDENKTSTTDEDPNATEYSSSFSDTESENADMLLNGLTGEAEVESHYWDETDLGPAYDSFSSIFHFRKKRLTNHWRKFIRPLMWRSKWVELRIRELESRALEYPKELESYDKEKLEANIDPSVLESCGEGIKSLPFSNPCYKKRAAKRRRKRKKVESTDDITSYMACHNLFSYIETKRLSSDGMSLADDFGDAKDPRIDSKELEDLDDDDSLFHHREGDSVLEEVLWKIELVHSKVHRLKSQVDVLMSKNAARFSSSENLSLLAASSAPSPTVSAGGNVDVLSIGAIYNSSQHMTDYVLGDLVFSSEGVISSYGEAFHIPDIIESTVGLFADADVTLHHPQIGDSCENILDNILIRNGVAEEMNDDLMETSCHDETEKSEEGEGTSVPPLQQNQETEQYDQEEQSLVLQGREDSVLRSCLATEMLVPRNKRTRGGERKASSWCKKHLSDPESQ, encoded by the exons ATGACTGTGGCTGAACCACATATGGAGCTCAATCAAGAAACTAAACAATTAGATGCAGATAAGTTATCgccaaagaaagaacaaagtcctggaggagaagatgaagagtgTGGTCTTCCCAGTGCTAATACAAGTGAGGAAACTGTGACTTCAGTTTCTGGTGGTGAGGAGTTGGATGTTGATATAGTTGAATCTGATGAAAACAAGACATCCACTACTGATGAGGACCCAAACGCTACTGAATACTCAAGCTCATTTTCCGACACTGAATCTGAGAATGCTGACATGTTGCTTAATGGACTAACCGGAGAAGCTGAGGTCGAATCTCATTATTGGGATGAAACTGATCTAGGACCTGCTTATGATTCCTTTAGCAGCATTTTTCATTTTAG GAAGAAAAGGCTAACTAATCACTGGAGGAAGTTTATCAGGCCACTGATGTGGCGATCCAAGTGGGTTGAGTTAAGAATTAGAGAGTTAGAGTCTCGGGCATTAGAATATCCGAAAGAACTTGAGTCTTATGACAAAGAAAAGCTTGAAGCTAATATTGATCCATCTGTGTTGGAAAGTTGTGGTGAGGGGATCAAGTCGTTGCCTTTTTCTAACCCGTGCTACAAAAAAAGAGCAgcaaagaggagaagaaagcgtAAGAAGGTCGAGAGCACAGATGATATAACTTCTTATATGGCATGTCACAACCTCTTTTCTTATATCG AGACCAAGAGATTGAGCTCAGATGGAATGTCATTGGCTGATGATTTTGGTG ATGCAAAAGATCCACGGATTGATTCAAAGGAACTGGAAGACTTAGATGACGATGACTCACTTTTTCATCACCGAGAAGGAGATAGTGTCTTAGAAGAGGTTCTCTGGAAAATTGAGCTGGTGCATTCTAAAGTTCATAGATTAAAAAGCCAGGTTGATGTTTTGATGTCCAAGAACGCTGCAAGATTCTCGTCCTCAGAGAATCTGAGCCTTCTTGCTGCAAGTTCTGCGCCTAGCCCAACTGTTTCTGCTGGAGGAAATGTAGATGTGCTCTCCATTGGAGCAATTTACAACTCTTCACAGCATATGACAGATtatgttcttggtgatttagTTTTCTCATCCGAAGGAGTGATTTCGAGCTATGGAGAAGCGTTTCATATTCCTGACATAATCGAAAGTACTGTTGGTCTTTTCGCCGATGCTGATGTTACTTTACATCATCCCCAAATTGGAGATTCTTGTGAAAAT ATTTTGGATAATATCTTGATTCGAAATGGAGTGGCTGAAGAAATGAATGATGATTTGATGGAAACTAGTTGCCATGATGAAACTGAGAAATCAGAGGAAGGAGAAGGAACCAGTGTGCCGCCGTTGCagcaaaatcaagaaacagaacaatatGACCAAGAAGAGCAATCATTGGTACTACAAGGCCGTGAAGATTCGGTTCTTAGATCATGCTTAGCTACTGAAATGCTTGTTCCTAGGAACAAAAGGACAAGAGGTGGAGAACGTAAAGCGAGTTCTTGGTGCAAGAAACATCTCAGCGATCCTGAAAGCCAGTGA
- the LOC104749377 gene encoding 54S ribosomal protein L51, mitochondrial-like: protein MALRGVWQLKKLVVSYCNWGGSSRGIRAFMESELPALKEKNPQLEVVTELSRGQHPYLKGIYRNRNERVVCVKNMDPEEVLLNATRLRNSLGRKVVKLRTRHVTKHPSVQGTWTTAVKF, encoded by the exons ATGGCGCTTAGAGGAGTTTGGCAGCTCAAGAAACTCGTTGTCAGCTACTGTAATTGGGGTGGTAGCAGTAGAGGCATCAG AGCCTTTATGGAATCAGAATTGCCTGCACTAAAAGAGAAAAACCCGCAGCTCGAAGTGGTTACGGAGCTTTCACGAGGACAGCATCCTTATTTGAAGGGCATTTACA GGAATAGAAATGAAAGAGTGGTGTGTGTGAAGAACATGGATCCTGAAGAAGTGCTTCTGAATGCAACAAGGCTGAGGAACTCGCTTGGAAGGAAAGTGGTGAAGCTTAGGACCAGACATGTCACCAAACACCCCAGTGTTCAAGGCACCTGGACTACCGCTGTCAAATTCTGA
- the LOC104753248 gene encoding F-box/LRR-repeat protein At2g43260-like gives MFIESHNFVKKHLMKTSRRRRKTLLAFGCKDDGDDSPPFLFPEEDEDKEEEICYIGNCDVSRISLACDGLICIPGSDSIQVCNPATRVSRKFPTGESLVPATILLHEGTGRSRRQQARLDSVKMKLRMRIKSLSYVVILLPRSSLGNAMFLIFKPGGGDTSTSFLIWFLSRKDPPSMSMVSSTGSLLIFGNLTLQELLRLIFILKSLIRVVSHPNPIYSSDDGGTPYFSELLVLRDRLSVSEMRITNVPHPPLDIWSMVDAVKEGWVKMHSLCLCQLYKPRSSEIRLFTPLAILDDQGDGGVLIVWNYQESLFMSYPKKCPP, from the exons ATGTTCATCGAATCCCATAACTTCGTCAAGAAACATCTGATGAAGACTTCCCGACGACGTCGTAAAACACTTTTAGCTTTCGGTTGCAAAGACGACGGAGACGATTCTCCACCGTTTCTTTTCcctgaagaagacgaagataaagaagaagagatctgcTATATCGGCAACTGCGACGTTTCCCGTATCTCACTTGCATGCGACGGTTTGATCTGCATCCCGGGGTCGGATTCGATCCAAGTTTGTAACCCGGCGACTCGAGTGTCCCGGAAGTTCCCTACCGGCGAATCTCTCGTCCCGGCTACGATCTTACTTCATGAAGGAACCGGGC GTTCCCGACGGCAACAAGCTCGTTTGGATTCGGTAAAGATGAAGTTACGGATGCGTATAAAGTCGTTGAGCTACGTGGTCATCCTCTTGCCTCGCTCATCGTTGGGGAATGCAATGTTCTTGATCTTCAAACCGGGCGGTGGAGACACGTCAACATCGTTCCTTATATGGTTTTTGTCAAGGAAAGATCCTCCGTCTATGTCAATGGTTTCGTCCACTGGTTCACTGTTGATCTTTGGGAACCTAACGCTTCAAGAATTGTTGCGTTTGATCTTCATCTTGAAGAGTTTAATTAGAGTCGTCTCCCACCCAAACCCGATCTATTCTTCAGACGATGGCGGCACTCCTTATTTCTCGGAGCTTCTCGTCCTCCGAGACCGCCTCTCTGTATCCGAGATGAGGATCACTAATGTTCCTCATCCCCCACTCGATATCTGGAGCATGGTCGATGCAGTAAAAGAAGGATGGGTTAAGATGCATTCATTGTGTTTATGCCAACTTTACAAACCACGATCAAGTGAGATTCGCTTATTCACGCCCTTGGCAATTCTTGACGACCAAGGAGATGGAGGAGTGCTGATCGTTTGGAATTATCAAGAGTCTTTGTTTATGTCTTACCCTAAAAAATGTCCTCCTTAA